A window from Rhinolophus sinicus isolate RSC01 linkage group LG01, ASM3656204v1, whole genome shotgun sequence encodes these proteins:
- the RUFY4 gene encoding RUN and FYVE domain-containing protein 4 has product MAEERAALKVTRDLKTAVSAILQGYRDGQSVTDASAELHRLCGCLELLLQFEQKEQKSFLGSRKDYWDFLCSALRRQRGNTEPARFVHSQGKLKTPLGKGRAFIRFCLAHGQLAEYLQLCLLNPELTREWYGPRSPLVCPELREDILDSLYALNGVAFDLDLQRPDLDGAWPMFSESHCSNPSRTPGRRPRKTKDSPKEISTVDAYPKGVQPEEPHTGLRDAPGEEGLAGLRRSWQHRHLPPFLEKKREDPRSLRTPQSVWQPEGEEPQQDKEMGAPRMGISLENSTASVEGPGEGARCAQRKVVGTEGEGRGFLLSAEGQRKTKGSHEAEAEWGQVQRLWVSSPRETGRYREQTGTETIEDAMSGSRWERKVPSIPGEPQVLQGLGTKEGSITEKPQEQTGMTGVTRREEEAEVALQDTVKSLRHKLQKTKEQAQRQGQLLQEQEGELKALQEQLRRCQEERAQLQAELEQKQQETERRDAMYEKELGGQRDLVHAMKRRVLELIQEKDNLWQKVQHLSSVAPGCCVSCSKLFGRLSRRYPCRFCGGLVCHACSVDYKKRERCCPLCAQKREAQGI; this is encoded by the exons ATGGCAGAGGAGAGGGCTGCCCTCAAGGTCACCAGGGACCTGAAAA CTGCTGTCTCTGCCATCCTCCAGGGCTACAGGGACGGGCAGTCAGTGACAGATGCCAGCGCTGAGCTGCACAGACTCTGTGGCTGCCTGGAACTGCTGCTACAA TTTGAACAGAAAGAACAGAAGAGCTTCCTGGGGTCTCGGAAGGACTACTGGGACTTCCTCTGCTCTGCCCTGCGGCGGCAGCGGGGGAACACAGAGCCAGCTCGCTTCGTCCACTCGCAGGGCAAG TTGAAGACCCCTCTGGGAAAAGGCCGAGCCTTCATCCGCTTCTGCCTAGCCCACGGACAGCTGGCCGAGTACCTACAGCTCTGCCTGCTGAACCCAGAGCTCACCAG GGAATGGTATGGCCCACGGAGCCCTCTGGTGTGCCCCGAACTCCGGGAAGACATCCTGGACTCTCTCTATGCTCTCAATGGGGTAGCCTTCGACTTGGACCTGCAGAGGCCAGACCTGGATGGGGCCTGGCCCATGTTCTCAGA GTCCCACTGCTCTAATCCCAGCCGGACCCCAGGAAGAAGACCCAGAAAGACCAAAGATTCCCCAAAGGAG ATCTCAACAGTAGATGCGTACCCCAAAGGAGTCCAACCGGAGGAGCCGCACACCGGCCTGCGAGACGCACCAGGGGAGGAGGGATTGGCTGGACTCCGCAGGTCATGGCAACACAGGCATCTTCCTCCCTTTTTGGAAAAGAAGCGAGAAGATCCCAGGAGCCTCAGGACCCCCCAGAGCGTGTGGCAACCGGAGGGGGAAGAGCCGCAACAAGACAAGGAGATGGGCGCCCCAAGGATGGGGATCAGCCTGGAGAACTCAACAGCCAGCGTTGAGGGGCCGGGGGAGGGAGCCAGGTGTGCTCAGAGGAAGGTGGTCGGGACAGAGGGTGAGGGCAGAGGGTTTCTGCTGAGTGCAGAgggtcagagaaaaacaaaggggaGTCACGAAGCGGAAGCAGAGTGGGGTCAGGTCCAGAGGCTGTGGGTCTCCAGCCCTAGAGAGACAGGCAGGTACAGAGAACAGACAGGTACAGAGACAATAGAGGATGCAATGTCAGGCAGCAGGTGGGAGAGGAAAGTGCCTAGCATTCCAGGGGAGCCCCAGGTCCTTCAGGGCCTGGGAACAAAGGAAGGTTCCATCACAGAGAAGCCACAAGAGCAAACAGGAATGACTGGTGTGaccaggagggaggaggaagcagaggtggCCCTGCAGGATACGGTCAAG aGCCTCAGACATAAGCTCCAGAAGACCAAGGAGCAGGCCCAGCGCCAGGGGCAGCTGCTACAGGAGCAGGAGGGGGAGTTGAAGGCACTGCAGGAGCAGCTCCGCAG GTGTCAGGAAGAGAGGGCCCAGCTGCAGGCAGAGCTGGAGCAGAAGCAACAGGAGACTGAAAGGAGGGACGCCATGTATGAGAAGGAGCTTGGAGGGCAGCGGGACCTGGTCCATGCCATGAAGAGGAGGGTGCTGGAGCTGATTCA AGAAAAGGATAACCTGTGGCAGAAGGTCCAGCATCTCTCTTCCGTGGCCCCTGGATGCTGTGTCAGCTGTAGCAAGCTCTTTGGCCGGCTGTCTCGGCGTTACCCATGCAG GTTCTGTGGAGGCTTGGTCTGCCATGCCTGCTCTGTGGATTATAAGAAGCGAGAGCGCTGCTGCCCACTCTGTGCCCAGAAAAGAGAAGCCCAGGGCATCTGA